One stretch of Rutidosis leptorrhynchoides isolate AG116_Rl617_1_P2 unplaced genomic scaffold, CSIRO_AGI_Rlap_v1 contig149, whole genome shotgun sequence DNA includes these proteins:
- the LOC139881391 gene encoding xanthohumol 4-O-methyltransferase-like produces MDHQFEDEILAQATIFKCLAGIAHYMTIRCALDLRLADILHSHNGPMTLSHLASSIESSTPPNKSILKCIMRLLVRNKIFAAHEPSSGTDQEPLYEATKVSSLLRKDNENSPFAVFSSIPPEGVTWCFLSQCVKEGGTAFEKILGCTMYEFASQNPEFNKGFNNNMAVHTKIQAESIVSKLGDVVKNVKSLVNVGGGIEFESDERSISIFVCYSS; encoded by the exons ATGGATCATCAATTTGAGGATGAAATCCTAGCTCAAGCTACTATTTTCAAGTGCCTAGCAGGAATTGCACATTATATGACAATTAGATGTGCTCTTGACCTTCGTTTAGCCGATATTTTACACTCTCATAATGGTCCAATGACCTTATCCCACTTAGCTTCATCGATAGAATCTTCTACGCCTCCCAATAAATCCATCCTTAAATGCATTATGAGATTGTTAGTACGCAACAAAATCTTCGCGGCGCATGAGCCATCAAGTGGTACTGATCAAGAACCACTCTACGAAGCGACCAAAGTATCGTCATTGCTTCGAAAGGACAATGAGAACAGCCCATTTGCCGTTTTTTCGAGCATCCCGCCGGAAGGGGTCACGTGGTGTTTCCTTAGCCAATGTGTGAAAGAAGGAGGCACGGCCTTTGAAAAAATCCTCGGATGTACCATGTATGAGTTTGCTTCTCAGAATCCTGAATTCAACAAGGGATTCAACAATAACATGGCTGTCCACACCAAAATTCAGGCCGAGTCGATTGTTAGCAAACTCGGAGATGTGGTAAAGAATGTAAAATCTTTGGTCAATGTCGGAGGTGGAATCG AATTCGAGTCAGACGAGAGATCGATTTCCATTTTTGTTTGTTATTCAAGCTAG